CCTTATCCCCTTCAAAGCCTTTCCCCGAATAGGCGTTTTGCAGTTTATCATTTTTAAACTGTTGGAGGTAGTCTGCTAGGTAAGGTTCGTCAGTTTCTTGATTGTTGATAAAGAGCTTGTCGTTTTCGTAGCGAATGGTATCTCCGGGCATGCCGATGACGCGTTTAACGATGTCTTTATTTCCATCATCTTCATGGGCAACTACAATGTCAAAGCGGTTAATAGGGAGGTGTTTGACGACAAAAAGAATCTCTCCATCAGCTAGGGTCGGATCCATAGAGTGTCCTTCCACGCGGACATTGGTCCATAGAAAGAGACGACTGAGACCAACTAGTATAATGATGAGGAACGTAAGTCCCCACTCTTTTAGAAATGTTTTAAAATAATTCATAATTTACCTTTCCAGAAGTGCTTTGGCTTTTTCAGTATTTTTAAAATGAAGCTTGGCACAGAAGTTGAGCCCTTTCATGCCATAGGCTTGAAGGATTTTGCTAGCAACCTTATCAGATGCAGTTCCAGCGCCACTTGGCAGTTGATAGCCTAGTTCTCGTCCAAGATTTTCCAAGCTTTCGAGGAAGAGATCTCGCGCGATGATGGAGCTAACTGCAACAGCTAGGTATTTTCCCTCGGCTTTTTCTTCCAAGCTGATCTTGTTTGGGAAACGATTGGCTTCTTGGGTCAAGTACTTGTCATAGTTTTTAGGACTTGTAAAAGCATCAATGACGATTCTTTCTGGCTGGACTCCTTTTTGAAGAAGGAGAAAGATAGCCTGATTGTGAAGGGCAACTTTTACAGAAACAGCATTGTAACGCTCTCCGATAACTTCGTTGTACTTGCTCGGTGAAAGGAGGAGCGCTTGGTGCTGGACCTTTTCTTTAAGGATAGGGGCGATCTGACGAATCTTTTGGTCTGTCAGGGTTTTTGAATCTCCCACGCCCAGTTCTCGCAAGAAGTCGTGCTGGTCAGGTGTCACAAAGGAAGCCACGACAGCAAGCCCACCAAAGTAGGAACCATTTCCCACCTCATCAGTCCCAATAATAGGAAAATCTTGTCCACTTTTTTCTTGTTGAACTTGGTAACCAAAGAAACTGGCGTATTGCTCAGCCATTTCGCCCTGCAGGAGGAGTTTTCCAGAAGTATAGACGGAAACCGTTGCCTGAGGCAGTCTCAAAAAATAGCGA
Above is a window of Streptococcus oralis subsp. dentisani DNA encoding:
- the lepB gene encoding signal peptidase I → MNYFKTFLKEWGLTFLIIILVGLSRLFLWTNVRVEGHSMDPTLADGEILFVVKHLPINRFDIVVAHEDDGNKDIVKRVIGMPGDTIRYENDKLFINNQETDEPYLADYLQQFKNDKLQNAYSGKGFEGDKGVYFRSLAQKAQAFTVDVNFNTSFSFTVPEGEYLLLGDDRLVSSDSRHVGTFKASQIKGEAKFRFWPLNRIGIF
- the rnhC gene encoding ribonuclease HIII gives rise to the protein MASITLTPSEQEIQSFLSQYQKALSPSKNPYIRYFLRLPQATVSVYTSGKLLLQGEMAEQYASFFGYQVQQEKSGQDFPIIGTDEVGNGSYFGGLAVVASFVTPDQHDFLRELGVGDSKTLTDQKIRQIAPILKEKVQHQALLLSPSKYNEVIGERYNAVSVKVALHNQAIFLLLQKGVQPERIVIDAFTSPKNYDKYLTQEANRFPNKISLEEKAEGKYLAVAVSSIIARDLFLESLENLGRELGYQLPSGAGTASDKVASKILQAYGMKGLNFCAKLHFKNTEKAKALLER